A segment of the Mycobacterium intracellulare ATCC 13950 genome:
GGTGGGAAGAATTCGACGAGCACGTCGACCGGATTATCAGCTTCGAGGCCTTCGACGCGTTCAAAAAGGAACGCTGGCCCGCGTTCTGGGACTGGGCATATGAAACCCTCCCCAACGACAGCCGGATGCTGATGCACAGCATCTTCACCTACCCGCAATCGCACTGGAAGGAAGTCGGCATCAAGATCACGATGTCGGACCTGCGCTTCCTGCACTTCCTCGGCAAGGAGATCTTTCCCGGCGGGCAGATGTGCGGCGAAGCCGACATCGTCGACCTTTCGCGAGCCAGCGGTTTCGGCCTCGAGCAGACGCAATACCTGCAGTCGCACTACGCCCGGACGCTGGACACCTGGGCGGCCAACCTGGAGGCCAACCGCGACCGCGCGATCGCCATCCAGTCCGAAGAGGTCTACGACCGCTTCATGCGCTACCTGACGGGCTGCGCGAACCTTTTCCGCAAAGGCATCTCGAACGTGGCCCAGTACACGCTCACCAAGTAGCGTCGGCGGAAAGTAGAGTTTGGCTGCGCGGTCGGGCCCGCGACGCGCACTCGCACCCTTCGGAAACGACGCCTCGACGTTGGGTATCGTTGCTGCTCACACCGGACCCCTCGATGCGCGCGACTAGAGGCAGCGAACGTCATCGAGGAGAACAGGACGAAAATGGCTGAGCAACCGACTGGCCCGACGAAGACGCGGACGCGCTCGGAA
Coding sequences within it:
- a CDS encoding cyclopropane mycolic acid synthase family methyltransferase, coding for MVKLEPYYEESQATYDISDDFFALFLDPNMVYTCAYFKDDDMTLEQAQLAKLDLGLDKLNLEPGMTVLDVGCGWGGAVVRALEKYDVNVIGITLSRNHYTRTKARLAAIPTTRRAEARLQGWEEFDEHVDRIISFEAFDAFKKERWPAFWDWAYETLPNDSRMLMHSIFTYPQSHWKEVGIKITMSDLRFLHFLGKEIFPGGQMCGEADIVDLSRASGFGLEQTQYLQSHYARTLDTWAANLEANRDRAIAIQSEEVYDRFMRYLTGCANLFRKGISNVAQYTLTK